A single window of Anaerolineae bacterium DNA harbors:
- a CDS encoding glycosyltransferase, whose amino-acid sequence MTRFTDGLRVTLIATFRSEESSLPSLLRSLESQTRLPDEVVFVDGGSEDDTVPLLRRWAARQPFLVRVLEAPGANIAQGRNLAISAATHDLIAVTDAGVELEPSWLACLVAPFAREHPPDVAAGTFRGRADTVFQAAMSATVLPLPEELDERRFLPSSRSVAFTREAWRTVGGYPEWATYCEDLLFDMALLAAGKRMALAHDALVHFAPRGTLRSYWRQYRNYAMGDGQTGILWKRHLIRYATYLGLVPALAWLSLRHPLWLLGYVAGALLYLRRPLWRLPRLTPGWPWHRRGRAALWIPVLRLWGDLAKMVGYPLGWRHGWAHRSVSARYRRGAMSTPTPHTVKE is encoded by the coding sequence ATGACTCGCTTCACCGATGGCCTCAGGGTCACCCTCATCGCCACCTTCCGTAGTGAAGAGAGCAGCCTGCCCTCCCTTCTCCGCAGCTTGGAGTCCCAGACGCGGCTGCCGGATGAGGTGGTGTTTGTGGACGGTGGCTCCGAGGACGACACGGTACCGCTCCTCCGCCGCTGGGCCGCCCGGCAACCCTTCCTGGTTCGGGTGCTGGAAGCCCCGGGAGCCAATATCGCCCAGGGCCGCAACCTCGCTATCAGCGCCGCCACTCACGACCTCATCGCCGTCACCGACGCCGGAGTCGAGTTGGAGCCCTCATGGCTCGCTTGCCTGGTCGCCCCCTTCGCCAGGGAGCATCCGCCGGACGTGGCAGCGGGCACCTTTCGTGGCCGGGCCGACACTGTCTTCCAGGCAGCCATGAGCGCTACCGTGCTGCCTCTGCCCGAAGAGCTGGACGAGCGCCGCTTCCTGCCTTCCAGCCGTTCCGTCGCCTTCACCCGGGAGGCCTGGCGGACCGTGGGGGGCTACCCCGAATGGGCGACCTACTGCGAGGACCTGCTGTTCGACATGGCCCTCCTGGCAGCAGGGAAACGCATGGCTCTGGCCCACGATGCCCTGGTCCACTTTGCTCCCCGGGGAACGCTGAGGTCGTACTGGCGCCAGTACCGTAACTACGCCATGGGAGACGGCCAGACCGGCATCCTCTGGAAACGACACCTGATCCGCTACGCCACCTACCTGGGGTTAGTGCCGGCCCTGGCGTGGCTGAGCCTGCGCCACCCTCTATGGCTGCTGGGCTACGTTGCTGGCGCTCTCCTCTACCTGCGGCGCCCGCTATGGCGACTGCCGCGGCTCACCCCCGGGTGGCCCTGGCACCGGCGCGGCCGCGCTGCCCTTTGGATCCCCGTGCTGCGCCTCTGGGGCGACCTGGCCAAGATGGTAGGCTACCCGCTGGGCTGGCGTCACGGCTGGGCCCACCGGAGTGTGAGCGCCCGCTATCGTCGCGGGGCCATGTCGACGCCAACACCTCACACCGTGAAGGAGTGA
- a CDS encoding SIS domain-containing protein has product MRGQHTWSEIQSQPEVWEAALERASEAGRHAAQRWPLVDFSEALFVGCGSTHYLSLSAAALCHRLTGLRSRGLPSSEVFLFPEYSLPAPGASPLLVAVSRSGETTETLLALRAFRERFPGPALTVGNYPESALVRQCDAALVVPEGREESVAQTRSFTSMLLSLQVYLGLAAGNGTYVESLRALPGAARTVLERDSEPLQQLGGDGRFETIIFLGSGPFYGIACEGMLKMKEMSLSHSEAYHFLEFRHGPKSIVTQRTLIAALLSDGAREQELRVLQEMRQLGATVLLVADEVPDATDAYDVVAYLGSGLPEAARLPLCLLPLQLLAYGRALAKGLDPDRPAHLDSVVVL; this is encoded by the coding sequence TTGCGAGGACAACATACTTGGAGCGAGATCCAGAGCCAGCCCGAAGTATGGGAGGCAGCCCTTGAGCGGGCCTCCGAGGCCGGGCGACACGCAGCTCAGCGCTGGCCCTTGGTGGACTTCTCCGAAGCCCTGTTCGTCGGCTGCGGCTCCACCCACTACCTCTCCCTCTCCGCCGCCGCCTTGTGCCACCGACTGACCGGCCTCAGGTCGCGGGGGCTGCCCTCCTCCGAGGTCTTCCTCTTCCCCGAGTACTCGCTCCCGGCGCCCGGGGCCAGTCCGCTTCTAGTGGCTGTCTCCCGCTCCGGGGAGACCACGGAGACGCTCCTGGCCCTGCGTGCCTTCCGGGAGCGCTTCCCCGGGCCGGCTCTGACGGTGGGCAACTACCCGGAGAGCGCCCTGGTGCGCCAGTGCGATGCGGCTCTCGTGGTCCCTGAGGGCCGCGAGGAGAGCGTGGCCCAGACCCGCTCCTTCACCAGCATGCTCCTCAGCCTACAGGTGTACCTGGGCCTGGCAGCCGGCAATGGTACTTATGTCGAGTCCCTTCGGGCTTTGCCGGGTGCGGCCCGGACGGTGCTCGAGAGGGACAGCGAGCCTCTGCAGCAGCTGGGAGGGGATGGGCGCTTCGAGACCATCATCTTCCTGGGCTCGGGACCGTTCTACGGCATCGCCTGCGAGGGCATGCTCAAGATGAAGGAGATGTCCCTCTCGCACTCCGAAGCCTATCACTTCCTGGAGTTTCGCCACGGCCCCAAGTCCATCGTTACCCAGCGCACCTTGATCGCTGCCCTCCTCTCCGACGGCGCCCGCGAGCAGGAGTTGCGGGTGCTGCAGGAGATGCGCCAACTGGGCGCCACGGTCCTGCTGGTGGCCGACGAGGTCCCTGACGCGACCGATGCCTACGACGTCGTCGCCTACTTGGGTTCGGGCCTCCCGGAGGCCGCCCGGCTCCCCCTCTGCCTGCTGCCCCTGCAGCTGCTCGCCTACGGTCGCGCCCTGGCCAAGGGCCTGGATCCCGACCGCCCCGCCCATCTCGACTCCGTAGTGGTCCTCTGA
- a CDS encoding amidohydrolase, giving the protein MIDFHTHPLLVQELVGDDPDLLHAQKNVFDIQNRLQPLETFHLELDVSGLARAVIVPVDARTAKGSQLFTNEQIARLCAMSGRFIGFASVDPHRGDAAEQLERDVGRLGLRGLKLSPSLQEFRANDRRLAYPVYEAAQALGIPLLIHAGMTWAPRSRATHPMELEDVAFDFPQLNLVVAHFGWPWVQETAMLALKYDNVFADTSCLYFDAPWEFLRHVFTERLPLTLLERSLRHKVVFGSDYPRVEIKNMVRALSQLGLSDQALEMILSKNAQHLLGEAEASYK; this is encoded by the coding sequence TTGATAGACTTCCACACCCATCCGCTGCTGGTCCAGGAGCTGGTCGGCGACGACCCTGACCTCCTCCACGCCCAGAAGAACGTGTTCGACATCCAGAACCGGCTCCAGCCGCTGGAGACCTTCCATCTAGAGCTGGACGTATCGGGGTTGGCTCGGGCCGTGATCGTTCCGGTGGATGCCCGCACCGCCAAGGGCTCCCAGCTCTTCACCAACGAGCAAATCGCGCGGCTCTGTGCCATGAGCGGCCGGTTCATCGGCTTTGCCAGCGTGGACCCTCACCGAGGCGACGCCGCCGAGCAGCTGGAGCGCGACGTGGGCCGCCTGGGCCTGCGGGGGCTGAAGCTCTCGCCCAGCTTGCAGGAGTTCCGCGCCAACGATCGGCGGCTGGCCTATCCCGTCTATGAGGCGGCACAAGCCCTTGGCATACCGCTCCTCATACACGCCGGCATGACCTGGGCGCCGCGGTCGCGAGCCACCCACCCCATGGAGCTGGAGGACGTGGCCTTCGACTTCCCCCAGCTGAACCTGGTGGTCGCCCACTTCGGCTGGCCCTGGGTGCAGGAAACGGCCATGCTGGCGCTCAAGTACGACAACGTGTTCGCCGACACGTCTTGCCTGTACTTCGACGCCCCTTGGGAGTTCCTGCGGCACGTCTTCACCGAGCGCCTGCCGCTCACCCTCCTCGAGCGGAGCCTGCGCCACAAGGTGGTCTTCGGCTCCGACTACCCCCGAGTGGAGATCAAGAACATGGTGCGCGCCCTGTCGCAGCTGGGTCTGTCCGACCAGGCCCTGGAGATGATCCTGAGCAAGAACGCCCAGCATCTGCTGGGCGAGGCGGAGGCGAGCTACAAGTGA
- a CDS encoding YjbQ family protein, with protein sequence MIIRTVTLTVQSRREQELIDVTPEVQRVIEESGVQEGLVNVLTMHTSSGIVVTEGLPCLEEDVVNHLSRLCPSEGNYLHRRYLDIDGRIGFNADAHLKSVLGGISATFPITGGKILKGGRQTIYFAEYDGPLSREYVVQVLGE encoded by the coding sequence GTGATCATCAGGACCGTGACCCTGACCGTACAGAGCCGCAGGGAGCAGGAGCTGATAGACGTCACTCCTGAGGTCCAGCGCGTGATAGAGGAATCCGGCGTGCAAGAGGGCCTGGTCAACGTTCTCACCATGCACACATCCTCCGGCATCGTGGTGACCGAGGGGCTCCCCTGCCTAGAGGAGGACGTGGTGAACCACCTCAGTCGCTTGTGTCCCTCCGAGGGCAACTACCTGCATCGGCGCTACCTGGACATCGACGGCCGCATCGGCTTCAACGCCGACGCCCACCTTAAGAGCGTCTTGGGCGGCATCAGCGCCACCTTCCCCATCACTGGCGGGAAGATACTCAAGGGTGGCCGCCAGACGATCTACTTTGCCGAGTACGACGGTCCTCTCAGCCGGGAGTACGTAGTGCAGGTGCTGGGGGAGTAG